A single window of Halococcus saccharolyticus DSM 5350 DNA harbors:
- a CDS encoding 50S ribosomal protein L15e: MARSFYSHIGDAWHDADNEMHEELQWQRLQEWRDQGAIERIERPTRLDRARSLGYKAKQGIVLARIAVRKGTARKQRHDAGRRTKRQGVNKVTRRKSIQRIAEERSSRKFTNLRVLNSYPVGEDGSQKWFEAILVDPEHPAIENDDDLSWICADDQRGRAFRGLTSAGTQGRGLGTKGKGTEHTRPSVHGGKGRGK, encoded by the coding sequence ATGGCACGAAGTTTCTACTCCCACATCGGCGACGCGTGGCACGACGCGGACAACGAGATGCACGAGGAGCTCCAGTGGCAGCGCCTCCAGGAGTGGCGCGACCAGGGCGCGATCGAGCGGATCGAGCGCCCCACCCGACTCGATCGGGCGCGCTCGCTCGGCTACAAGGCGAAACAGGGTATCGTTCTCGCCCGGATCGCGGTCCGGAAGGGCACGGCCCGAAAGCAGCGCCACGACGCGGGCCGGCGGACGAAGCGCCAGGGCGTCAACAAGGTCACCCGCCGGAAGTCGATCCAGCGGATCGCGGAGGAACGATCCAGCCGGAAGTTCACGAACCTCCGCGTGCTGAACTCCTACCCGGTCGGCGAGGACGGCTCGCAGAAGTGGTTCGAGGCGATCCTCGTCGATCCCGAGCATCCCGCGATCGAGAACGACGACGACCTGAGCTGGATCTGTGCGGACGACCAGCGCGGCCGGGCGTTCCGCGGGCTGACGAGCGCCGGCACCCAGGGCCGTGGTCTCGGCACGAAGGGCAAGGGCACGGAGCACACCCGCCCGAGCGTCCACGGCGGCAAGGGCCGCGGGAAGTAA
- a CDS encoding DsbA family oxidoreductase: protein MSHDTVASDADPNADTLTMYADYVCPFCYLGEASLAQYREERDEPLNVEWHPFDLRSRERGPDGEIDPAADSGKDDEYYEQARENVRRLQEEYDVEMSLEIAEDVDSKNAQQAALFVREEYPEAFATFHERVFDALWQDERDIGDPDVLAEIAADVGSADGEGIDPDALRAAIDDPERETALEKRFREAQQTGITGVPTFAYDGHAARGAVPPEHLRRLIEG from the coding sequence ATGAGTCACGACACCGTCGCAAGCGACGCCGATCCGAACGCCGACACGCTCACGATGTACGCGGACTACGTCTGCCCGTTCTGTTATCTCGGGGAGGCCTCGCTGGCACAGTACCGCGAGGAGCGCGACGAACCCCTCAACGTCGAGTGGCACCCCTTCGACCTCCGGAGCCGCGAGCGAGGGCCGGACGGTGAGATCGATCCAGCGGCCGACAGCGGTAAGGACGACGAGTATTACGAGCAGGCCAGGGAGAACGTCCGGCGACTCCAGGAGGAGTACGACGTCGAGATGAGTCTCGAGATCGCCGAGGACGTCGACTCGAAGAACGCCCAGCAGGCGGCGCTGTTCGTCCGGGAGGAGTATCCCGAGGCGTTCGCAACGTTCCACGAACGAGTGTTCGACGCGCTCTGGCAGGACGAACGCGACATCGGCGACCCCGATGTACTCGCCGAGATCGCGGCCGACGTCGGATCGGCCGACGGCGAGGGGATCGATCCGGATGCCCTCCGGGCAGCGATCGACGATCCCGAGCGCGAGACGGCGCTCGAAAAGCGATTTCGGGAGGCCCAGCAGACGGGAATCACAGGAGTCCCGACGTTCGCCTACGACGGCCACGCCGCTCGCGGGGCCGTCCCGCCCGAGCATCTCCGGCGGCTCATCGAGGGCTGA
- a CDS encoding hydroxysqualene dehydroxylase codes for MGGSTTPTVAVLGGGVGGLSAAQELGERGFDVTVYEARERFGGKARSIPVPGSATADRKPLPGEHGFRFFPGFYRHLTDSMKRIPYGDNPEGVYDNLEPTTQMLMAETGRPEVFPTETPESIAGWRRLLGNLFARELISEHEQAFFASRLLQFATSCERRRREEYDKISWWEFIDAENMSPAYQKRLGYGVTQSLVAMRPEKSSTRTIGRIYLQLFRGLVDSTVDADSLLDGPSSEVWIDPWVTYLDDLGVALRPETPVREIHTDTDRVTGVTVGRDGETERIAADYYIGAVPVEVMVDLRTPDLVAAAPSLSRLDGLDTAWMNGIQFYLAEDSTDVHGHGVYLDAPWSLTSISQRQFWSEFDPDDYGDGQVEGILSICISDWNSPGIVYDKPARECTAEEIKTEVLAQLDDHLETGSLDETDLVDWFLDPAIEFGSAGTVAANHEPLLLNTVRSLRHRPDARTAADNFVLAADYVRTTTDLASMEGANEAARRATNAILADADVDAELCELFAFDEPSVFDAPKRQDEIGYQLGQDHPGEAGRTVARAGRRFAPQVPSIVSWLSPR; via the coding sequence ATGGGGGGTTCAACGACACCGACCGTTGCGGTACTCGGCGGGGGCGTCGGCGGGCTGAGCGCGGCCCAAGAACTCGGCGAGCGCGGCTTCGACGTCACGGTGTACGAGGCGCGCGAGCGTTTCGGCGGCAAGGCCCGTTCCATTCCGGTTCCCGGCTCCGCGACCGCCGATCGGAAACCGCTACCCGGAGAACACGGTTTCCGGTTCTTTCCGGGCTTTTATCGCCACCTCACCGACTCGATGAAGCGGATTCCCTACGGCGACAATCCCGAGGGCGTCTACGACAACCTCGAACCCACGACCCAGATGCTGATGGCCGAAACTGGCCGGCCGGAGGTGTTCCCGACCGAAACTCCGGAGTCGATCGCGGGCTGGCGACGGCTGCTCGGCAACCTCTTCGCGCGCGAGCTCATCTCCGAACACGAGCAAGCCTTCTTCGCGAGTCGACTGCTCCAGTTCGCGACCTCGTGCGAGCGCCGCCGGCGCGAGGAGTACGACAAAATCTCGTGGTGGGAGTTCATCGACGCGGAGAACATGTCGCCAGCGTACCAGAAACGCCTCGGCTACGGCGTCACCCAGTCGCTGGTGGCGATGCGACCCGAGAAGAGTTCGACGAGAACCATCGGCCGGATCTACCTCCAGCTGTTTCGGGGCCTGGTCGATTCGACCGTCGACGCCGACTCGCTGCTCGACGGCCCGTCGAGCGAGGTCTGGATCGATCCCTGGGTCACGTATCTCGACGATCTCGGCGTGGCGCTCCGTCCCGAAACCCCCGTCCGCGAGATCCACACCGACACCGACCGGGTGACCGGCGTGACAGTCGGCCGCGATGGCGAGACCGAACGGATCGCGGCGGACTACTACATCGGTGCGGTCCCGGTCGAGGTGATGGTCGATCTCCGCACGCCCGATCTCGTGGCGGCCGCACCGTCGCTCTCCCGGCTCGACGGGCTCGACACCGCGTGGATGAACGGGATCCAGTTCTACCTCGCCGAGGATTCGACCGACGTCCACGGTCACGGTGTTTACCTCGACGCGCCGTGGTCGCTCACCTCGATCTCCCAGCGCCAGTTCTGGAGCGAGTTCGATCCCGACGACTACGGCGACGGTCAGGTGGAAGGAATCCTCTCGATCTGCATCTCCGATTGGAACTCCCCTGGAATCGTCTACGACAAGCCGGCTCGCGAGTGTACCGCCGAGGAGATCAAAACCGAGGTGCTCGCCCAGCTCGACGACCACCTCGAAACCGGCAGCCTCGACGAGACCGACCTCGTGGACTGGTTTCTCGATCCCGCGATCGAGTTCGGTTCGGCAGGAACCGTCGCAGCGAACCACGAACCGCTGCTGCTCAACACTGTCCGCTCGCTCCGCCATCGGCCCGACGCGCGGACGGCGGCCGACAACTTCGTTCTCGCTGCCGATTACGTCCGGACAACCACTGACCTCGCCAGCATGGAGGGCGCGAACGAGGCCGCACGGCGCGCCACCAACGCGATCCTCGCCGATGCGGACGTCGACGCCGAACTGTGCGAACTGTTCGCGTTCGACGAACCGTCGGTCTTCGACGCTCCGAAGCGCCAGGACGAGATCGGTTATCAACTCGGACAGGATCATCCCGGTGAGGCCGGCCGGACGGTCGCCCGTGCTGGCCGGCGGTTCGCTCCTCAGGTGCCGTCGATCGTGTCGTGGCTCAGCCCTCGATGA
- a CDS encoding AIR synthase family protein: protein MSELGKVDREFFDSHIYPRLGADRDDVRLGPQHGVDFAVIDVGDRTVVTATDPVFVMPSLGFERAAWFAFHVLMSDVAVSGIQPTHLSIDLNLPPEITDEEFEQVWKTFDAEATELGVNVVTGHTGRYAGCTYPMVGGGTVLGVGDPADLVRPDGARPGDRVLVTKGPAIEATGLLSIQFEELMRHDLAADEIAAATDRFDDMSPVRDALTAAAAGPVTAMHDATECGVFGGLYEMARAGGVHLDVETDSIPVQPGVEAACEFFDIDPWIAISEGTLLLTVAPEGVDSVLAALDDEGIPAAEAGVVSEGSGVTVDGEEINHPERDPFWATFEEYMGKLEDET from the coding sequence ATGAGCGAACTGGGCAAGGTCGACCGCGAGTTCTTCGATTCGCACATCTATCCACGTCTCGGGGCCGATCGCGACGACGTGCGGCTCGGTCCCCAGCACGGCGTCGACTTCGCGGTGATCGATGTCGGCGATCGGACCGTCGTCACCGCGACCGACCCCGTGTTCGTGATGCCCTCGCTCGGGTTCGAGCGCGCGGCGTGGTTCGCCTTCCATGTCCTCATGAGCGACGTCGCGGTCTCGGGCATCCAGCCGACGCACCTCTCGATCGATCTGAACCTTCCGCCGGAGATCACCGACGAGGAGTTCGAACAGGTGTGGAAGACGTTCGACGCCGAGGCAACGGAACTGGGTGTGAACGTCGTCACCGGCCACACCGGTAGGTACGCGGGTTGTACGTATCCGATGGTGGGCGGCGGAACGGTACTCGGCGTCGGCGATCCCGCTGATCTCGTGCGACCGGACGGCGCGCGACCGGGCGACAGAGTGCTCGTCACGAAGGGACCGGCGATCGAGGCTACCGGCCTCCTCTCGATCCAGTTCGAGGAACTCATGCGCCACGACCTCGCTGCCGACGAGATCGCGGCCGCCACCGACCGCTTCGACGACATGAGTCCGGTCCGGGACGCGCTGACCGCGGCCGCCGCCGGGCCGGTGACCGCGATGCACGACGCGACCGAGTGTGGCGTCTTCGGCGGGCTCTACGAGATGGCGCGTGCGGGCGGGGTCCACCTCGATGTCGAGACCGATTCGATCCCCGTCCAGCCAGGCGTCGAGGCGGCATGCGAATTCTTCGACATCGATCCGTGGATCGCGATCAGCGAGGGGACCCTCCTCCTCACGGTGGCTCCCGAGGGCGTCGATAGCGTGCTCGCCGCACTCGATGACGAGGGAATCCCGGCAGCTGAGGCCGGAGTGGTCTCCGAGGGCTCAGGTGTCACGGTCGACGGCGAGGAAATCAACCACCCCGAACGCGATCCGTTCTGGGCCACCTTCGAGGAGTACATGGGGAAGCTGGAGGACGAGACATGA
- the thiD gene encoding bifunctional hydroxymethylpyrimidine kinase/phosphomethylpyrimidine kinase, which yields MTREPAPVSRPVGLTIASSDSGGGAGIQADLKTMEACGAFGTSVIVATTAQNTRGVDSVHVLPIDEIDAQYAAITTDFDLGGVKTGMLATADVVETVTGYARDLDAPLVVDPVMVAASGDRLLEPEGENAYEDLVGEAALVTPNADECAVLTGTEPEDEVSAREAGEQLVEMGADAALIKGGHVPGETAMDVLVTGDGATVYEHPRVETDATHGSGCTLASAITARLAHDDTLDAAVEDGLALMERAIRYPLDVGKGPGAVHHYADLRNRAAREPTAETVAGVVEALVERDVSPLVPEVGMNVVGATPYAERVNETAAVEGRITRTLSGVNPNRGVRFGASSHVARFLLAAREFDSELRFAVNCRFDDDVEASLDALDWSVAKYDRSEEPEQVKAADEGTMGWGARQAFDRSETPAAVIDRGEVGKEAIVKLVAANGETLTERALSLLDVLENA from the coding sequence ATGACCCGCGAGCCGGCACCCGTCTCGCGCCCGGTCGGGCTCACGATCGCGAGCAGCGATTCTGGGGGTGGGGCGGGAATTCAAGCCGACCTGAAGACGATGGAGGCTTGCGGCGCGTTCGGGACGAGCGTGATCGTCGCCACGACGGCCCAGAACACCCGGGGCGTCGACTCGGTCCACGTCCTCCCGATCGACGAGATCGACGCCCAGTACGCGGCCATCACGACCGACTTCGATCTCGGAGGGGTGAAGACCGGAATGCTCGCCACGGCCGATGTCGTCGAGACCGTGACCGGCTACGCCCGCGACCTCGACGCGCCGCTCGTGGTCGATCCAGTGATGGTGGCGGCCTCGGGCGATCGGTTGCTCGAACCCGAGGGCGAGAATGCCTACGAGGACTTGGTCGGTGAGGCGGCGCTGGTGACGCCGAACGCGGACGAGTGCGCGGTGCTCACCGGAACCGAACCTGAGGACGAGGTGAGCGCACGCGAAGCGGGCGAGCAGTTGGTCGAGATGGGTGCGGACGCGGCGCTGATCAAGGGTGGACACGTTCCTGGCGAGACGGCAATGGACGTGCTCGTGACCGGCGATGGAGCGACGGTCTACGAGCACCCACGAGTCGAGACCGACGCGACCCACGGATCGGGCTGTACGCTCGCCAGCGCGATCACCGCGCGTCTGGCCCACGACGATACGCTCGATGCGGCCGTCGAAGACGGATTGGCGCTCATGGAGCGCGCGATCCGGTACCCGCTCGACGTCGGCAAAGGGCCCGGCGCGGTCCACCACTACGCCGATCTCCGCAATCGTGCGGCGCGCGAACCCACCGCCGAGACCGTCGCTGGCGTGGTCGAGGCGCTGGTCGAGCGCGACGTCAGCCCGCTCGTTCCCGAGGTCGGGATGAACGTCGTCGGCGCGACACCGTACGCCGAACGGGTGAACGAGACCGCCGCGGTCGAGGGCCGGATCACGCGGACGCTGTCGGGCGTGAACCCGAATCGCGGGGTGCGCTTCGGCGCGTCGAGCCACGTCGCACGATTTCTGCTCGCCGCCCGCGAGTTCGACAGTGAATTGCGGTTCGCCGTCAACTGCCGATTCGACGACGACGTGGAGGCATCGCTCGACGCGCTCGACTGGTCGGTCGCCAAGTACGATCGGAGCGAGGAACCCGAGCAGGTGAAAGCAGCCGACGAAGGCACGATGGGATGGGGCGCGCGCCAGGCGTTCGATCGCTCCGAGACGCCGGCTGCGGTGATCGACCGCGGCGAGGTGGGGAAGGAAGCGATCGTCAAACTCGTCGCGGCGAATGGGGAAACGCTGACCGAGCGGGCGCTTTCGTTGCTCGACGTGCTCGAAAACGCCTAA
- a CDS encoding pentapeptide repeat-containing protein, whose protein sequence is MSETRCGYVEDVELLTNRGTARCWRPVRGDDDRCFWHGNGPKTREALDAHRPEPDERLDGADLRGADLTGASWLRGRSLVGADFTGATLRGADLTGADCRRATFDRVDARRARFDAADVEGATFDDIDLREASLDGTKLYRASFTDVRLDRATDFGDRVIYESLVDDIEDRETRVATLEAASWTYRELRRLFEQDALPQRSRACYLGEKSSRRRAAWASGEYLRALKLEGSRWVMRYGTSPTRVVTSSVVVMGCSGILYPLTGGLRTDSGTYGFEQPVADVLAATPGQLVRVFYNGLYFSVVTFSTLSYGDIQPIGAGARAIAGIEALLGSVLMALLLFVLTRRV, encoded by the coding sequence ATGTCCGAGACACGATGCGGCTACGTCGAGGACGTGGAACTGCTCACGAATCGGGGCACGGCACGTTGCTGGCGGCCAGTGCGTGGCGACGACGATCGGTGTTTCTGGCACGGCAACGGCCCGAAGACGCGCGAAGCCCTCGATGCCCACCGACCCGAACCGGACGAACGCCTCGACGGGGCTGACCTCCGCGGGGCGGACCTCACGGGCGCGTCGTGGTTGCGCGGGCGAAGTCTCGTCGGGGCGGACTTCACCGGTGCAACCCTCCGTGGAGCCGATCTCACCGGCGCGGACTGTCGGCGGGCGACGTTCGATCGGGTTGACGCCCGCCGAGCGCGCTTCGACGCGGCCGACGTGGAAGGGGCGACGTTCGACGACATCGATCTCCGGGAGGCGAGTCTCGACGGGACGAAGCTCTACCGCGCCAGCTTCACCGACGTGCGCCTCGACCGCGCGACCGACTTCGGCGACCGAGTGATCTACGAGAGCCTCGTCGACGACATCGAAGACCGCGAGACGCGGGTCGCAACGCTCGAAGCGGCGAGTTGGACCTACCGGGAGCTCCGTCGGCTGTTCGAGCAGGACGCCCTCCCGCAGCGGTCGCGGGCGTGTTATCTCGGCGAGAAGAGCTCTCGGAGACGGGCGGCGTGGGCGAGCGGCGAGTACCTCCGTGCGCTCAAACTCGAAGGCTCGCGGTGGGTGATGCGGTACGGAACCAGCCCTACGCGGGTCGTCACGAGCTCGGTCGTGGTGATGGGATGTTCCGGAATCCTGTATCCGCTGACCGGTGGGCTGCGCACGGACTCCGGAACGTATGGGTTCGAACAGCCAGTCGCGGACGTTCTCGCGGCGACACCGGGCCAGCTGGTGCGCGTGTTCTACAACGGCCTCTACTTCAGTGTCGTCACGTTTTCCACGCTCAGCTACGGCGACATACAACCGATCGGGGCGGGTGCGCGGGCGATCGCCGGCATCGAAGCACTCCTCGGATCGGTGTTGATGGCGCTGTTGCTGTTCGTGCTCACCCGGCGGGTCTGA
- a CDS encoding DedA family protein, with the protein MADLGWWDGFGDWGDLGRTATDLVARYGLLALFVFMFLETSLLFPFIPSELVVPVAAATLVDGPASFAAFVLAATAGATVGSLFAYYVFDAAHQPVIDRYGNYVRVSDDDLVRARRWFRRYGESSVFWGRLLPVLRSVISIPAGIARMHAGKFAAYSGIGSGLFAAGVAALVVTGQEVLPSQLLLRWSTTLLDRAVTAALSNLVFAIAVGGMALFVVLIVRNTLTRHVPNQ; encoded by the coding sequence ATGGCCGATCTCGGCTGGTGGGACGGGTTCGGTGACTGGGGCGACCTCGGACGAACGGCGACCGATCTCGTCGCTCGCTATGGGCTCCTCGCGCTGTTCGTCTTCATGTTCCTCGAAACCTCGCTGCTCTTTCCGTTCATCCCGAGCGAACTCGTCGTCCCCGTCGCGGCCGCGACGCTCGTCGATGGCCCCGCGAGCTTCGCCGCGTTCGTGCTCGCGGCGACCGCCGGGGCCACGGTCGGCAGTCTGTTCGCGTACTACGTCTTCGATGCGGCCCACCAGCCGGTCATCGACCGGTACGGGAACTACGTCCGGGTCTCCGATGACGATCTCGTGCGCGCCAGGCGCTGGTTCCGCCGGTACGGCGAGTCGTCGGTGTTCTGGGGTCGCCTCCTCCCAGTGCTCCGCTCGGTGATCTCGATTCCCGCCGGGATCGCGAGGATGCATGCCGGGAAGTTCGCGGCCTACTCCGGCATCGGGAGCGGCCTGTTCGCCGCGGGCGTCGCGGCGCTCGTCGTCACCGGCCAGGAGGTGCTGCCGTCGCAACTACTGCTCCGGTGGTCGACGACGCTGCTCGATCGCGCCGTGACGGCCGCGCTCTCGAACCTCGTGTTCGCGATCGCTGTGGGCGGCATGGCGCTGTTCGTCGTACTGATCGTCCGAAACACCCTCACCCGACACGTTCCGAACCAGTAA
- a CDS encoding 2Fe-2S iron-sulfur cluster-binding protein, whose amino-acid sequence MPTIAFDGREIECEEEANLRDALLVTGESPHNGASSTLNCGGHATCGTCAVAIDGPVSDMDDRERRRLSFPPHSPDSGLRLACRTRVEGDLVVEKHDGFWGQHVDDGTTGERRPTNDD is encoded by the coding sequence ATGCCAACCATCGCGTTCGACGGGCGCGAGATCGAGTGTGAAGAGGAGGCGAACCTCCGGGACGCGCTCCTCGTTACGGGCGAATCACCACACAACGGTGCGTCGAGCACGCTGAACTGCGGTGGCCACGCCACCTGCGGGACCTGCGCGGTCGCGATCGACGGACCGGTCAGCGACATGGACGACCGCGAGCGTCGCCGACTCTCTTTCCCGCCGCATTCGCCCGATTCCGGCCTCCGACTCGCCTGCCGGACCCGTGTCGAGGGCGATCTCGTCGTCGAGAAACACGACGGGTTCTGGGGCCAGCACGTCGATGACGGGACGACCGGCGAGCGGCGACCGACGAACGACGACTGA